In a single window of the Bradyrhizobium sp. Ash2021 genome:
- a CDS encoding GntR family transcriptional regulator, with the protein MKRLKNGAKPSVRRKTARGAVTSPSKATVPSDAKKRRNASQTEAAVDLIRSRIIDMSLEPGSKLDEPLLINHFKLGRTPAREAINRLIAEGLVNIFPNRGGTFVRGLDFGEIGEVLVANQLVESVLAQLCRFDDPGLVQDLEEIQARYTGEVRMKSFLGITSTNQEFHLRMHRSIGNALFYEFALSTHRHVRRLLVLVYKMENTKKSLLESRLQINLNEHLQIIDAIRHSDRGALNELLPAHARQTQTRLQEILNDKTVPPLSLDRLTSDIFGMMPFSKATRG; encoded by the coding sequence ATGAAACGGTTGAAAAATGGCGCCAAACCTTCGGTTCGTCGAAAGACAGCCCGCGGCGCCGTTACCTCTCCCTCTAAAGCCACCGTTCCTTCGGACGCGAAGAAGCGTCGCAATGCGTCACAAACCGAAGCGGCGGTTGATCTCATCCGATCAAGAATTATCGATATGAGTCTCGAACCGGGGAGCAAGCTGGACGAGCCGCTTCTCATCAATCATTTCAAGCTCGGCCGCACGCCAGCTCGGGAGGCGATCAACCGACTCATTGCCGAGGGCCTGGTCAATATCTTTCCAAATCGCGGGGGCACGTTCGTTCGCGGGTTAGACTTCGGCGAGATCGGCGAGGTTCTCGTCGCCAATCAGCTGGTTGAGTCCGTTCTCGCCCAACTCTGCCGGTTTGACGATCCCGGCCTTGTGCAGGACCTCGAAGAAATTCAAGCCAGATACACTGGCGAAGTTCGAATGAAATCGTTCCTTGGTATTACATCCACTAACCAAGAGTTTCACCTCAGAATGCATCGCTCGATTGGAAATGCCCTCTTCTATGAATTCGCGCTGTCAACCCACCGCCACGTGAGACGGTTGCTCGTTCTGGTTTATAAAATGGAGAACACCAAGAAGAGCCTGCTTGAGTCACGACTGCAGATCAACTTGAACGAACATCTGCAGATCATCGACGCCATTCGTCATAGTGATCGCGGCGCATTGAACGAGTTACTTCCCGCCCACGCCCGGCAGACACAGACCCGACTCCAGGAAATTCTGAACGACAAGACGGTTCCGCCGCTCTCGCTGGATCGGTTAACCAGCGACATCTTTGGCATGATGCCGTTCTCAAAAGCTACCCGAGGTTAA
- a CDS encoding site-specific integrase, giving the protein MSEKPISPLRQRMLEDMNMRRLVPDTQREYIRAVKRLATFLGRSPDTATPEELRAFQLHLTENGAQPPSINATVTALRFFFKVTLDRPETTRHLVFVYEPRKLPRVLSPEEVLRLLEAAPGPKHKAALSVAYGAGLRAMEVVALKICDIDSKRMMLRVDQGKGRKDRHAMLSPQLLELLRDWWRIAHPQVWMFPGRDRINPMTTRQLNRVCHMAAGRAGLPNWVAPHTLRHSFATHLLEQNIDIRVIQLLLGRAAYCPRTTG; this is encoded by the coding sequence ATGAGCGAGAAGCCCATCAGCCCGCTGCGCCAACGCATGCTCGAAGACATGAACATGCGCAGGTTGGTGCCCGATACGCAACGCGAGTACATCCGTGCCGTCAAGAGGCTCGCGACCTTTCTCGGCCGTTCCCCCGACACCGCGACCCCGGAAGAGCTGCGCGCGTTCCAGCTGCATCTGACCGAGAACGGTGCGCAACCACCGAGCATCAACGCGACCGTGACTGCACTGCGGTTCTTCTTCAAGGTGACGCTCGACCGGCCGGAGACGACGCGCCATCTCGTGTTCGTCTACGAACCGCGCAAGCTGCCACGCGTGCTCTCGCCCGAAGAGGTGTTGCGGCTGCTGGAGGCCGCACCCGGGCCCAAGCACAAAGCGGCGCTCAGCGTTGCCTACGGCGCTGGTCTGCGCGCCATGGAGGTCGTCGCACTGAAGATCTGCGACATTGATTCCAAGCGCATGATGCTCCGCGTGGACCAGGGTAAAGGCCGCAAGGATCGCCATGCCATGCTGTCACCGCAGTTGTTGGAGCTGCTGCGCGACTGGTGGCGCATCGCGCATCCCCAAGTGTGGATGTTCCCCGGCCGCGACCGCATCAACCCGATGACGACGCGCCAGCTCAATCGGGTCTGCCACATGGCCGCCGGGCGTGCTGGACTGCCCAATTGGGTGGCACCGCACACGCTGCGACACAGCTTCGCCACGCACCTGCTCGAGCAGAACATCGATATTCGTGTGATCCAGCTTCTGCTCGGAAGGGCGGCATACTGCCCGCGAACAACAGGCTGA
- a CDS encoding recombinase family protein, with amino-acid sequence MTKITTEHLARNACVYIRQSTADQLAHNHESRRRQYGLVDRAKQLGWSNVEVIDDDLGRSGGGIARPGFERLLATICDGRVGAVLAIEASRLARNGRDWHTLIEFCGLVGTLIVDEDGIYDPRHPNDRLLLGMKGTMSELELSMFRQRSQEALKQKARRGALVLGVAAGYVKIGRDRIEKNPDKRVQHALQLVFTKFAELQSARQVHIWLREECIELPVKSRQGEAHGVVWRLPAYNIVHNILTNPIYAGAYAFGRTTSRVSVKGGRKHVRRGVQKPMAEWDVLIKDHHAAYITWDEFEHNLEVIANNATGMSSALARGAARKGELLLPGLLRCGHCGRKLHVHYSGKIGRYNCYGARTNHGAARCISISGLSIDAAISNEVLHVLKPLGIEAALKAIEAQSRTTTAAERQLELSLQQACYEAAHARRQYDAVDPANRLVAGELERRWNEALQAVAKLEGEIAALIARRPPRLGEPERQQLVALGADLERAWLHPAATAATRKRILRAALTEIVVRKDGAIIHAVLHWQGGDHTQLQVKQRLNAAGRHNPRIPDDTIALVRELARLMPDRQIARLLNRTRVETGHSNAWTQERVRGFRNHHDIAVFRDGEWAERGEITLEAAAKLIGVCNMTALRMLRRGDIKGRQACAGAPWVIRAEDLAGFAKGKRRKPPLTQNATQHAFDFQRVSRGAL; translated from the coding sequence ATGACCAAGATCACGACTGAGCATCTCGCCCGCAACGCCTGCGTCTACATCCGGCAATCGACAGCAGACCAGCTCGCGCATAATCATGAGAGCCGACGGCGCCAATACGGCCTCGTCGATCGCGCCAAGCAGCTTGGCTGGAGCAACGTCGAAGTCATCGACGACGACCTCGGCCGCTCCGGCGGCGGCATCGCGCGTCCCGGCTTCGAGCGGCTGCTTGCAACGATCTGCGACGGCCGTGTCGGCGCTGTGCTCGCGATCGAGGCGTCGCGTCTTGCCCGTAATGGCCGCGACTGGCATACGCTGATCGAGTTCTGTGGATTGGTCGGCACGCTCATCGTCGATGAGGACGGAATCTACGATCCTCGCCATCCCAACGATCGGCTGCTGCTTGGCATGAAGGGCACGATGAGCGAGCTTGAACTCTCGATGTTCCGCCAGCGTTCGCAGGAAGCGCTGAAGCAGAAGGCGCGCCGCGGCGCGCTGGTCCTCGGTGTCGCCGCCGGCTATGTGAAGATCGGTCGCGATCGCATAGAGAAGAATCCGGACAAACGCGTGCAGCACGCCCTGCAGCTGGTCTTCACCAAGTTCGCCGAGCTGCAAAGTGCAAGACAGGTGCACATCTGGCTGAGAGAGGAGTGCATCGAGCTGCCGGTCAAGTCGCGCCAAGGCGAGGCGCACGGCGTGGTGTGGCGACTGCCGGCCTACAACATCGTACACAACATCCTGACCAATCCGATCTATGCAGGTGCCTATGCGTTCGGGCGCACGACGAGCCGTGTGAGTGTCAAAGGTGGACGCAAGCATGTCCGGCGTGGTGTGCAAAAGCCCATGGCCGAATGGGATGTCTTGATCAAGGATCACCACGCGGCCTATATCACCTGGGACGAGTTCGAGCACAACCTCGAGGTAATCGCCAACAATGCGACCGGCATGAGCAGCGCACTCGCTCGCGGAGCAGCTCGTAAAGGCGAGCTGCTGCTGCCCGGACTGCTGCGATGCGGCCACTGCGGCCGCAAGCTCCATGTGCACTACAGCGGCAAGATCGGCCGCTACAATTGCTACGGTGCGCGTACGAACCACGGTGCCGCGCGCTGCATTTCGATCAGTGGCTTGAGCATCGATGCGGCGATCAGTAACGAGGTCCTGCACGTCCTGAAGCCGCTCGGCATCGAAGCAGCACTCAAAGCGATCGAGGCGCAATCGCGCACGACGACCGCGGCCGAGCGCCAGCTGGAGCTGTCGCTGCAGCAGGCGTGCTACGAAGCCGCGCACGCGCGCCGACAGTACGACGCCGTCGACCCGGCAAACCGGCTGGTCGCCGGTGAGCTGGAGCGCCGCTGGAACGAGGCATTGCAGGCTGTCGCAAAGCTTGAAGGAGAGATCGCCGCCCTGATTGCGCGCCGTCCGCCGCGGCTCGGCGAGCCGGAGCGCCAGCAATTGGTGGCGCTCGGTGCTGATCTGGAGCGCGCCTGGTTGCATCCCGCTGCAACCGCCGCAACGCGCAAGCGTATCCTTCGCGCGGCACTCACGGAGATCGTCGTGCGCAAGGACGGCGCAATCATCCATGCGGTCCTGCACTGGCAAGGCGGCGACCATACCCAACTGCAAGTCAAACAGCGCCTGAATGCGGCCGGCCGGCACAATCCACGCATCCCCGACGACACAATCGCACTCGTGCGTGAGCTGGCGCGGCTGATGCCTGATCGGCAGATCGCGCGCCTGCTCAATCGCACTCGCGTCGAGACCGGGCACAGCAATGCCTGGACGCAAGAGCGCGTGCGCGGCTTCCGCAATCACCACGACATCGCCGTCTTCCGCGATGGTGAGTGGGCGGAGCGCGGCGAGATTACGCTCGAAGCGGCAGCAAAACTCATCGGCGTCTGCAACATGACGGCGCTGCGTATGCTCCGCCGCGGCGACATCAAAGGCCGACAAGCTTGCGCGGGCGCGCCTTGGGTGATCAGGGCCGAGGACTTGGCAGGTTTCGCCAAGGGAAAGCGTCGGAAGCCTCCGCTAACACAAAATGCCACGCAGCACGCCTTTGACTTTCAACGAGTTAGCCGAGGTGCATTATGA
- a CDS encoding integrase core domain-containing protein: MGIRDRPTGPRSPWQNGYCERLIGSIRRDCLDHVVVFGEPHLRHLLRSYANYYNRASEHPSVYVVEEKRLC, encoded by the coding sequence ATGGGAATTCGAGATCGTCCGACCGGGCCGCGATCACCATGGCAGAACGGATATTGTGAAAGGCTGATCGGCTCGATCCGACGCGATTGCCTTGACCATGTCGTCGTATTTGGCGAGCCGCATCTTCGGCATTTACTTCGATCTTACGCAAACTACTACAACCGCGCATCAGAACACCCATCTGTCTATGTTGTTGAAGAGAAGAGACTTTGCTGA
- a CDS encoding SDR family NAD(P)-dependent oxidoreductase yields the protein MSIVVATGTSTGIGQATAITLARAGHTVFAGMRNLDRGGELREIASKENLPVTIVQLDVDSDSSVDDAFNHILHEKGQIDVLVNNAGIGARGPIELMPVAVFRQVMETNFFGGLRCIKTVMSSMRERRSGCIINVTSVAGQFGMSPQGAYAASKWAFEGLSECLAQELSPFNVRVAIVEPGVIATPLTTTPRPVPPPNAYSMHGRRLGAYFVASLSNPTSPFEVAKRPYHHIPVFKPADDGIEPWLNLGNAAKLLKIAPKTLRLAAEAGEIEAFHPLSDGPWIFARASLMTTAAQSIAERARQNPRYPAGSHPNQQSLFSSTT from the coding sequence ATGAGCATTGTTGTCGCTACCGGCACCAGCACCGGCATTGGTCAGGCAACCGCGATTACCCTGGCGAGAGCTGGACATACTGTATTCGCGGGTATGCGAAACCTGGATCGCGGCGGCGAGCTGCGAGAGATTGCATCGAAAGAAAACCTTCCCGTCACCATTGTGCAGCTTGACGTCGACAGTGACAGCTCCGTAGACGATGCCTTCAACCACATCTTGCACGAAAAAGGCCAGATCGACGTCCTGGTCAACAATGCGGGAATAGGCGCTCGAGGCCCAATTGAGCTGATGCCTGTTGCCGTGTTCCGCCAGGTCATGGAAACGAACTTCTTTGGTGGCCTGCGATGCATCAAAACGGTCATGTCGTCCATGAGGGAAAGGCGGAGCGGCTGCATCATCAATGTCACCTCGGTTGCCGGCCAGTTTGGAATGTCGCCGCAAGGGGCGTATGCTGCTTCAAAATGGGCATTCGAAGGGCTGAGTGAATGCCTCGCGCAAGAGTTGAGCCCGTTCAACGTCCGGGTAGCCATCGTCGAGCCGGGCGTGATTGCGACACCACTGACGACCACACCCAGACCGGTACCGCCACCCAATGCATATTCCATGCACGGGCGACGCCTGGGAGCCTATTTCGTAGCATCGCTGAGCAACCCGACATCCCCGTTTGAAGTCGCCAAACGCCCCTATCACCACATCCCGGTGTTCAAGCCGGCCGATGACGGGATCGAACCCTGGCTCAACCTTGGCAACGCCGCAAAGCTCCTGAAGATCGCACCCAAGACGCTCCGCCTGGCCGCTGAAGCCGGCGAGATCGAAGCCTTCCATCCGCTGTCGGACGGCCCGTGGATCTTCGCCCGCGCCTCGCTGATGACAACTGCTGCTCAATCTATCGCCGAACGAGCGCGACAGAACCCAAGATACCCCGCGGGATCGCATCCCAATCAGCAAAGTCTCTTCTCTTCAACAACATAG
- a CDS encoding peroxiredoxin-like family protein gives MSLQTELETFKASWLERIGPEVAKLVDDDNAALQSLADRSLKEGAQFPAMTLGNDRRGETDLTSLVAEGPLVVVFYRGGWCPYCNLELRAYQGRLAEIEGLGARLVAVSPETPDHTSSTVANNALGFEVLSDAKGRLADATGIRFELSPEIRELYRKFGHDLPARNGDDIWSLPMPAVYVVEQGGRIAHASVDPDYRKRLDPAIAIAVLNDLKKARAA, from the coding sequence ATGTCTTTGCAGACCGAACTGGAAACCTTCAAGGCATCCTGGCTCGAACGGATTGGACCAGAGGTGGCGAAGCTTGTCGATGACGATAACGCGGCCTTACAGTCGCTTGCGGACCGCTCGCTTAAGGAGGGAGCCCAGTTCCCAGCGATGACGCTCGGCAACGACCGGAGAGGTGAGACGGACCTGACGTCTCTCGTCGCCGAGGGACCGCTGGTGGTCGTGTTCTACAGGGGCGGATGGTGTCCGTACTGCAATCTCGAGCTTCGGGCCTATCAGGGCCGGCTAGCCGAAATCGAAGGGCTCGGCGCCCGGCTGGTCGCCGTCTCCCCGGAGACGCCGGACCACACCTCGTCGACCGTCGCGAACAACGCGCTCGGCTTCGAAGTGCTGAGCGACGCGAAAGGCCGTCTCGCGGACGCAACCGGGATCCGGTTCGAACTGTCTCCCGAAATCCGGGAGCTCTACCGGAAATTCGGTCATGACCTGCCGGCGCGCAACGGCGACGATATCTGGTCGCTGCCGATGCCCGCGGTCTACGTCGTGGAGCAGGGCGGACGTATCGCGCACGCGTCCGTCGATCCGGACTACCGCAAGAGGCTCGATCCGGCCATCGCGATCGCTGTCCTGAATGATCTCAAGAAGGCACGCGCCGCCTGA
- a CDS encoding LysR family transcriptional regulator, translated as MDLLSPMKTFVRVVEAGSFTAIASEQNTTQPTISRQIAALEDHLGARLLTRTTRAVTLTDDGRAFYEHARRALGAVSEAEGAVGRRRAKPSGTLRLTTPVVFGRLHIVPRLAAFLARNRELSIDLVMSDTFTDLVEHGLDVAIRVGEITDPGLVARRIGMVRRITVVAPGYLKRRRTPKTPDDLLDHDCIVYSRLATGNRWFFEGRQGPLTVDVKGRFRADNSEGVREAVVSGLGIAVIPAFAFADEIKSGAVTVLLKDYEPKRLPLSAVYASRRFVPLKVRAIIDHLAHEFALDPSLSMHIV; from the coding sequence ATGGACCTCCTCTCTCCGATGAAGACGTTCGTCCGTGTGGTGGAAGCCGGCAGCTTCACAGCAATCGCGAGCGAGCAGAACACGACACAGCCGACGATCAGCCGCCAGATCGCAGCGCTCGAAGACCATCTCGGCGCGCGTCTCCTGACGCGGACGACCCGTGCGGTGACTCTTACCGACGACGGACGGGCCTTCTACGAACACGCGCGGCGGGCGCTCGGGGCCGTCTCCGAAGCCGAAGGCGCCGTCGGCAGACGCCGGGCGAAGCCGTCGGGGACGCTTCGCCTGACTACGCCCGTCGTGTTCGGGCGTCTTCATATCGTGCCGCGCCTTGCCGCCTTCCTTGCTCGGAATCGGGAATTGTCGATCGACCTGGTCATGAGCGACACGTTCACCGATCTGGTCGAACATGGACTCGACGTCGCGATCCGCGTCGGCGAGATCACGGACCCTGGGCTCGTGGCAAGACGGATCGGAATGGTCCGGCGCATCACCGTCGTGGCGCCGGGATATTTGAAGAGGCGCCGCACGCCGAAAACGCCGGACGATCTTCTGGATCACGACTGCATCGTCTACTCGCGGCTTGCCACAGGCAACCGCTGGTTCTTCGAAGGACGGCAAGGACCTCTGACGGTCGATGTCAAGGGACGCTTCAGGGCGGACAATTCCGAGGGCGTACGCGAGGCCGTCGTGAGCGGGCTTGGCATCGCCGTGATACCGGCCTTCGCCTTCGCCGACGAGATCAAGTCGGGAGCCGTCACCGTGCTCCTCAAGGACTACGAACCGAAGCGCCTTCCGCTCAGCGCGGTCTACGCTTCCCGCCGGTTCGTGCCGCTCAAGGTCCGCGCCATCATCGACCATCTCGCGCACGAGTTCGCGCTGGACCCCAGCCTGTCGATGCATATCGTCTAG
- a CDS encoding enoyl-CoA hydratase/isomerase family protein yields MTSSVHELAVTRDGSTLHMMLKRPAKSNALSATLVEALIATLSTAESDGTTLVTFKGEGANFCSGFDLGDLEQQTDGDLLLKLVRIELLLQRIAHAPFVTLALAQGKVLGAGCDIFCACSERIAEPDAVFRMPGWRFGIALGTRRLVGRIGTDAARSVLASSRMLKADEALRMGLATATARQEDWPSLLQSIGEKVTMLEPVSQSMLLNLTATDTRAADLAALVESASRPGLKSRIEQYRRAERAARANAGIESKAM; encoded by the coding sequence ATGACATCTTCCGTTCACGAACTCGCGGTCACACGCGACGGATCCACCCTGCACATGATGCTGAAGCGTCCGGCAAAATCGAACGCCCTGAGCGCCACGCTGGTGGAGGCCTTGATTGCCACCTTAAGCACGGCTGAATCGGACGGCACCACGTTGGTAACGTTCAAAGGCGAGGGAGCTAATTTTTGCTCCGGCTTCGACCTTGGCGATCTTGAACAGCAAACCGACGGCGACCTGCTGCTCAAGCTGGTTCGTATCGAGCTCCTGTTGCAACGCATCGCGCATGCGCCGTTTGTTACGCTCGCCCTGGCTCAGGGCAAGGTCCTCGGCGCGGGATGCGATATCTTCTGCGCCTGTTCGGAGCGTATTGCCGAGCCCGACGCCGTTTTTCGAATGCCTGGCTGGAGATTTGGCATTGCGCTCGGAACGCGGCGGCTGGTCGGCCGCATTGGCACCGACGCGGCGCGTTCCGTTCTTGCCAGCAGCCGGATGCTCAAGGCGGATGAAGCACTCAGGATGGGTCTTGCGACGGCAACAGCAAGACAAGAGGATTGGCCGAGTCTTCTTCAATCGATAGGTGAGAAAGTCACAATGCTGGAGCCGGTATCGCAATCGATGTTGCTCAACCTGACCGCGACGGATACGCGCGCGGCCGATCTTGCGGCTTTGGTGGAGAGCGCCAGCCGCCCGGGACTCAAAAGCCGGATCGAGCAATACCGGCGGGCGGAGCGGGCGGCGCGAGCGAACGCCGGCATAGAGTCAAAAGCCATGTAG
- a CDS encoding MFS transporter, whose translation MVAATVLGKLFFPQTDPYSATLLSLSTFFLGFVIRPVGAAVFGHFGDRIGRKAMLVTTLLLMGVSTVLVGLVPTYDQIGIWGAVAITFLRLLQGFGVGGEWGGAVAVATEWKSLDRKRGLAGSWPQFGSPLGLLLALIVLTTVSRYGTTEWFETIGWRIPFLLSIVLIGVGLYIRVGIHETPAFKRMEQTGTIQKAPVSVAIRKYWREILLVCGIRSGQHAAFYLFSTFVLSYGVGTLHLSKDFLFNALLLACSASLISVPLFGYLSDIISRRSLYIIGAVTLGIFAFPYYMMLNSGNSSIIVLAIVMSIVVHDISYGPQPAFIAEAFPPEVRYSGSSLGYQLSSITAGGPAPLIATYLFHQYGTTLAVSIYLAALATIATICAVFLPDTYRRNYNSSVSSDSAVIEDRRSVSLQPAQ comes from the coding sequence TTGGTCGCGGCGACCGTATTGGGAAAGCTGTTTTTTCCTCAAACCGATCCTTATTCCGCGACGCTGCTCTCACTCTCCACCTTCTTCCTGGGATTTGTGATCCGTCCGGTCGGGGCGGCTGTTTTCGGTCATTTCGGGGATCGTATTGGACGAAAGGCGATGCTCGTCACCACGCTATTGCTAATGGGTGTCAGCACGGTACTCGTCGGCCTCGTTCCGACATACGACCAGATCGGCATCTGGGGCGCTGTCGCCATCACCTTCCTGCGGTTGCTTCAGGGATTCGGCGTGGGCGGTGAGTGGGGCGGCGCGGTTGCGGTTGCCACCGAATGGAAATCGCTCGACAGGAAGCGCGGGCTGGCTGGAAGCTGGCCGCAGTTCGGATCTCCACTCGGGTTGTTGTTGGCGCTGATCGTGCTCACGACGGTGAGCCGATATGGCACGACCGAATGGTTCGAAACCATCGGCTGGCGAATTCCGTTTCTCCTCAGCATCGTGTTGATCGGCGTGGGGCTCTACATCCGCGTCGGCATTCACGAGACGCCCGCCTTCAAGAGAATGGAGCAAACCGGAACGATCCAGAAGGCGCCGGTCAGCGTCGCGATCAGGAAGTACTGGCGCGAAATTCTGCTGGTCTGCGGCATCCGCTCCGGTCAGCACGCGGCCTTCTATCTGTTCTCGACCTTCGTTCTGTCCTACGGCGTCGGCACATTGCACCTTTCAAAGGATTTCCTTTTTAACGCGCTGTTGCTGGCCTGCAGCGCTTCGCTCATCAGCGTGCCACTATTCGGATATTTATCGGATATTATCAGCCGCCGCTCACTCTATATTATCGGTGCGGTGACTCTGGGAATTTTCGCATTCCCTTATTACATGATGCTGAACTCTGGAAACAGCTCTATCATCGTGCTCGCAATCGTGATGTCGATTGTCGTTCACGATATTTCCTATGGACCACAGCCGGCGTTTATCGCGGAAGCGTTTCCGCCTGAAGTGCGATATAGCGGCTCGTCGCTCGGATATCAGTTGTCGTCGATCACGGCTGGCGGCCCGGCCCCTCTTATCGCGACATACTTGTTCCATCAGTACGGAACGACGCTCGCGGTAAGTATCTATCTCGCCGCACTTGCGACGATCGCCACGATCTGCGCTGTCTTTCTTCCGGACACGTACCGCAGAAACTATAATTCGTCGGTTTCAAGCGATTCCGCGGTGATCGAAGACAGGCGATCCGTTTCTCTCCAACCCGCGCAGTGA
- a CDS encoding CoA transferase: protein MMHDKLTGARGAGPLAGVRVLELCQIAAGPFAGSLLADLGADVVKIENPGGGDGMRNWPPLTSNDEGNTYSENFASVNRNKRSVCVDLKDSDGIALTKTLIKECDVLIENFRPGVLPRLGLGYEDVKSENDKLIYCSISGYGQEGPYAKKGAFDVTVQGMSGLMSVTGNEGEPPVKCGVPVGDFCAGLYGAYAILAALLRVRVEGKGAYIDCSMLGALLGVSALQTSEYFGTGSPGKRLGSAHPRNAPYQAFQASDAYFIIAAGNDILWREVCYAVGRSDLADDVRFKSQADRAGRQTELATILQEQFVKRNVAEWLFEFDGRGVPCSPINTYPDILADPHVQAMDLIKPLDLPNNVRTRTVGFPVKITDFSFAVYRAPPVLGEHTAEVIGEWLGTEGSLASKTRDVA, encoded by the coding sequence ATGATGCACGATAAGCTCACTGGAGCAAGAGGCGCCGGCCCGCTTGCCGGCGTCAGAGTTCTCGAACTCTGTCAGATTGCAGCGGGCCCGTTTGCGGGCTCGCTGCTGGCTGATCTCGGCGCTGATGTCGTGAAGATCGAAAATCCCGGTGGTGGCGACGGCATGAGAAACTGGCCGCCGTTAACCAGCAACGACGAGGGCAATACGTACAGTGAAAACTTTGCCTCAGTAAACAGGAATAAGCGGTCCGTCTGCGTCGATCTGAAAGACAGTGACGGAATCGCGCTGACGAAAACTCTCATCAAGGAGTGCGATGTCCTGATCGAGAACTTCCGGCCCGGCGTGTTGCCCCGCCTCGGTCTCGGTTATGAAGACGTCAAATCCGAAAACGATAAACTAATCTACTGCTCAATTTCGGGTTACGGCCAGGAAGGTCCGTACGCCAAGAAAGGCGCCTTCGACGTCACCGTGCAAGGCATGAGCGGGTTGATGAGCGTCACCGGTAATGAGGGCGAGCCCCCCGTTAAATGCGGCGTGCCGGTCGGTGATTTTTGTGCCGGCTTGTACGGTGCTTACGCCATTCTGGCGGCGTTGCTGAGAGTTAGAGTGGAAGGAAAGGGCGCGTACATCGACTGTTCGATGCTCGGCGCTTTGCTTGGCGTCTCCGCTCTGCAAACCAGCGAATATTTCGGCACGGGTTCACCAGGCAAACGGCTTGGTTCCGCGCATCCCCGCAACGCGCCGTATCAGGCGTTTCAGGCCAGCGATGCGTATTTCATCATTGCCGCGGGCAATGACATTCTCTGGCGCGAAGTCTGTTACGCGGTGGGAAGGTCGGACCTTGCCGACGATGTGAGATTCAAGTCCCAAGCAGATCGGGCCGGGCGGCAGACGGAGCTGGCGACAATTCTTCAGGAGCAATTCGTCAAGCGGAACGTCGCGGAATGGCTCTTTGAATTCGACGGCAGAGGCGTCCCGTGCTCTCCGATCAATACCTATCCGGACATTCTCGCCGATCCGCACGTTCAGGCCATGGATTTGATCAAGCCGCTCGATCTGCCGAACAATGTCCGAACGCGCACCGTGGGATTTCCGGTCAAGATTACCGATTTTTCATTCGCGGTTTATCGGGCGCCTCCGGTACTCGGCGAACATACCGCCGAGGTCATCGGCGAGTGGCTCGGTACCGAAGGGAGCTTGGCTTCGAAAACACGCGACGTTGCCTGA